Proteins encoded by one window of Papio anubis isolate 15944 chromosome 7, Panubis1.0, whole genome shotgun sequence:
- the LOC101025862 gene encoding spermatogenesis-associated protein 8 — translation MTCPCSWRPFKHGPGGLKGLMQPAKEGSLLSFVSIFAFDHNFSRVVPLEWQHHSAASRSAWVTEKSCSHGRIQRAQRRRVPSASPLIQKIKRRSVLFHPYCWS, via the exons ATGACATGTCCCTGCAGCTGGAGGCCTTTCAAGCATGGCCCAGGAGGCCTCAAAGGCCTGATGCAGCCTGCAAAGGAAG GTAGCCTCCTGTCCTTTGTCTCTATTTTTGCCTTTGATCACAACTTCTCTCGTGTTGTCCCTTTGGAATGGCAGCATCATTCTGCAGCTTCTCGGTCAGCATGGGTTACAG AGAAGAGCTGTTCTCATGGAAGGATCCAAAGGGCTCAAAGGCGAAGGGTGCCATCTGCTTCTCCGCTGATTCAGAAGATAAAGAGGAGAAGTGTCCTGTTTCATCCATATTGCTGGTCCTGA